The Chryseobacterium geocarposphaerae genome window below encodes:
- the murB gene encoding UDP-N-acetylmuramate dehydrogenase: MQENFSLKAYNTFGVEAKAKYFVEVTTVEELKEAISFSNSQIPKTPVLFLGGGSNILFTKDFDGLAIKLNLTGISEQVINENEVWITAKAGENWHNFVMHCLDKNYGGLENLSLIPGNVGTSPMQNIGAYGTEIKDIFVSCKVLDLESLELKTFDLEECRFGYRDSIFKQEGKGKYVILEVTFKLTTKNHIIKTEYGAIKSELENLGIESPTIQDVSKAVINIRQSKLPDPKETGNAGSFFKNPTIPLAQFEKLKEKFENIQGYPNGNFVKVPAGWLIEQSGWKGKQIGNVASHKLQALVIINATGNATGKEVFEFSTEIINSVKEKYGIELEREVNII; this comes from the coding sequence ATGCAAGAAAATTTTTCATTAAAAGCTTACAATACTTTCGGAGTAGAAGCTAAAGCAAAATATTTTGTTGAAGTCACCACCGTAGAAGAACTAAAGGAAGCCATCAGCTTTTCAAATTCTCAAATACCCAAAACCCCCGTCCTGTTTCTTGGGGGCGGAAGTAATATTTTATTCACCAAGGACTTTGACGGACTTGCTATTAAGCTGAATCTGACAGGCATTTCAGAACAGGTTATTAATGAAAACGAGGTATGGATAACTGCTAAAGCAGGCGAAAACTGGCATAATTTCGTTATGCACTGCCTGGATAAAAACTATGGTGGACTGGAAAACCTTTCTCTTATTCCCGGAAATGTAGGAACTTCTCCCATGCAAAATATCGGAGCTTACGGAACTGAAATAAAAGACATCTTTGTGAGCTGTAAGGTTTTGGATCTGGAGAGTCTGGAGCTTAAAACATTCGATCTTGAAGAATGTAGATTCGGATACAGAGATTCGATTTTTAAACAAGAAGGAAAAGGAAAATATGTGATTCTGGAAGTCACCTTTAAGCTTACCACCAAAAATCATATCATTAAAACAGAATACGGAGCTATCAAATCCGAGCTGGAAAATTTAGGCATTGAAAGTCCGACAATTCAGGATGTTTCAAAAGCTGTAATTAATATCCGGCAAAGTAAACTTCCGGATCCAAAAGAAACCGGAAATGCAGGAAGTTTTTTCAAAAACCCTACGATTCCTTTAGCTCAATTTGAAAAATTAAAAGAGAAATTTGAAAATATTCAAGGCTACCCCAACGGAAACTTCGTTAAAGTCCCGGCTGGCTGGCTGATTGAACAATCCGGCTGGAAAGGAAAACAGATCGGCAATGTTGCTTCTCATAAGCTTCAGGCATTAGTGATCATCAATGCAACAGGAAATGCGACAGGAAAAGAAGTGTTTGAGTTTTCTACTGAAATTATCAATTCTGTGAAAGAAAAATACGGAATTGAACTGGAAAGGGAAGTGAATATTATTTGA
- the proC gene encoding pyrroline-5-carboxylate reductase, which yields MKIAILGAGNMGLSFSKSFLKYELIKPENLHLIIRNDSKFSKISEEFPKSKISTFDEVTDLDADLIIIAVKPQDFQHVAENFKFQLKENQMVLSIMAGIKIEKIQTLLHHPLVVRAMPNSPTLLGMGITGYTAAEGISFSQLINIERLLNSTGRSVYLENEELLDGVTALSGSGPAYFYYIVDAMIKAGVEMGIEENLSKLFVKQTMLGAYHLMNNSEKSLEELIKDVASKGGTTEAALKTFDENSCKEILKKGILNAEQRAKELNG from the coding sequence ATGAAAATCGCCATTCTCGGGGCAGGAAATATGGGTTTATCTTTTTCAAAATCATTTTTAAAGTATGAACTCATAAAGCCTGAAAATCTGCATTTAATTATAAGAAACGACTCCAAATTCTCAAAAATATCGGAAGAATTTCCAAAATCGAAAATCTCAACTTTTGACGAAGTTACAGATTTGGATGCGGATTTAATCATCATCGCCGTAAAACCTCAGGATTTCCAACATGTAGCTGAAAATTTCAAGTTTCAGTTGAAAGAAAACCAGATGGTTTTATCGATCATGGCAGGAATCAAAATTGAAAAAATTCAAACATTATTACACCATCCATTAGTAGTCAGAGCCATGCCAAATTCTCCTACGCTTTTAGGAATGGGAATCACAGGATATACAGCAGCAGAAGGAATTTCTTTCAGCCAATTAATTAATATCGAAAGATTATTAAACTCTACCGGAAGATCAGTTTATCTGGAAAACGAAGAATTACTGGATGGTGTTACAGCACTTTCAGGAAGCGGACCTGCCTATTTTTATTACATCGTTGATGCCATGATAAAGGCCGGAGTTGAAATGGGAATTGAGGAAAATCTTTCCAAACTTTTTGTAAAACAAACTATGCTGGGAGCCTATCACCTGATGAATAATTCCGAAAAAAGCCTCGAAGAACTGATTAAGGATGTTGCCTCAAAAGGTGGCACAACCGAAGCGGCTTTAAAAACTTTCGACGAAAACAGTTGTAAGGAAATTCTGAAAAAAGGAATTCTGAACGCAGAACAGCGTGCCAAGGAACTGAACGGATAG
- a CDS encoding VanZ family protein: MLKKFYKIIIVPYVLFLLYLMFFGMGRTQMEDNLLTIEPIFSTINFIKGCISWKDIIIIVVGNVVMFIPFGFLGWVFPKLKELRSLLFTFISAITIVEATQYFTRMGIFEVDDIILNTFGVFLGFLVRRFAEKKCKDWVA; encoded by the coding sequence ATGTTAAAGAAATTTTATAAAATTATTATTGTTCCTTATGTTTTATTTTTACTCTATCTGATGTTTTTCGGGATGGGAAGAACCCAGATGGAAGATAATTTACTGACCATCGAACCTATATTTTCTACAATAAATTTTATTAAAGGCTGTATCTCCTGGAAAGATATTATAATCATCGTTGTAGGAAATGTCGTGATGTTTATTCCTTTCGGATTTCTGGGCTGGGTTTTTCCTAAGCTTAAAGAACTAAGAAGCCTGCTTTTCACATTTATTTCGGCCATTACAATTGTTGAGGCGACTCAGTATTTTACAAGAATGGGGATTTTTGAAGTGGATGATATCATTTTGAATACGTTTGGAGTGTTTTTAGGCTTCCTGGTGAGGAGGTTTGCGGAAAAGAAATGTAAGGATTGGGTTGCGTGA
- the lnt gene encoding apolipoprotein N-acyltransferase: MKYVLLTLISAMLLSISWPTYGVPFFIFFALVPLLMMEHGVSKFSDYKRKSWVVFGLSYLCFIIWNIVTTGWLYGSKNPDGSHSLMAVLFPVLVNSLLYSLVFQCYHWYKNAQGTYWGLAFFVAIWMSFEKFHLNWELTWPWLNLGNSFSEYPKLIQWYDTLGATGGSFWILLVNVLLFYTIRTWEAGRKRKDLIKNSSIVAALIIIPMIISVVKYNNFNEKPIGTVNVLMLQPDLDPYAEKYSKDSLTIEQDLLDLAEKNTKGRIDYYIAPETALPGRGSISETAFEKSIILHNLKGFLAKHPGSVFSTGISSHKFYTGSKDLPTEAYQINQGLWVESFNSAIQVIPNQKVQVYHKGKLVPGVEIFPYMNYLKPLLGDAMINLGGTVASLGSDKERVAFSNPYNKGKIAPIICYESIYGEFVTDYVKKGANFLGIMTNDSWWGVSEGHKQLLSYAKLRAIETRREIARAANSGISAHINAQGEIVEDTFYGDKTALFAKINLYENQTFYVKAGDLLTRFSIFALGFLLFYFLIKRFQKKFTKQQA; encoded by the coding sequence ATGAAATACGTTTTACTTACGCTCATTTCCGCGATGCTTTTGTCCATTTCGTGGCCCACTTACGGAGTTCCGTTTTTTATATTTTTTGCGCTAGTTCCTCTTTTAATGATGGAACACGGTGTTTCGAAATTTTCAGATTACAAAAGAAAAAGCTGGGTTGTTTTCGGACTCTCCTACTTATGCTTTATTATTTGGAATATTGTAACGACAGGCTGGTTGTACGGATCAAAAAATCCTGACGGAAGCCATTCTTTAATGGCGGTTTTATTTCCGGTTTTAGTTAATTCCTTACTATATTCGTTAGTATTTCAATGTTATCACTGGTACAAAAACGCACAGGGAACGTATTGGGGATTGGCATTTTTTGTAGCCATCTGGATGAGCTTTGAAAAGTTCCACCTGAACTGGGAATTAACCTGGCCCTGGCTGAATCTTGGAAATTCATTTTCAGAATATCCAAAATTAATACAATGGTATGATACATTAGGTGCTACAGGCGGAAGTTTCTGGATTTTACTGGTAAATGTATTACTTTTCTATACCATAAGAACCTGGGAAGCCGGGAGAAAGAGAAAAGATTTGATTAAAAACTCCTCTATTGTTGCTGCTTTAATAATTATTCCCATGATTATTTCGGTAGTAAAATACAATAACTTTAATGAAAAGCCAATCGGAACCGTTAATGTTCTAATGCTTCAGCCAGACCTTGATCCTTATGCTGAAAAATATTCCAAAGACAGCTTAACAATCGAACAGGATCTTTTAGACCTTGCAGAAAAAAATACAAAAGGAAGAATTGATTATTATATTGCGCCAGAGACAGCGCTTCCGGGAAGAGGTTCTATTTCCGAAACAGCCTTTGAAAAAAGTATCATTTTACATAATCTTAAAGGATTCTTAGCCAAACATCCGGGCTCTGTTTTTTCAACGGGAATTTCATCACATAAATTTTACACTGGTTCAAAAGACCTGCCCACTGAAGCTTATCAAATCAATCAAGGACTTTGGGTAGAAAGTTTTAACTCAGCAATACAGGTTATTCCCAATCAAAAAGTACAGGTGTATCATAAAGGCAAATTGGTTCCAGGAGTAGAAATTTTCCCTTATATGAATTATTTAAAACCCCTTCTTGGAGATGCGATGATTAACCTGGGAGGAACCGTTGCTTCTTTAGGCTCAGATAAAGAAAGAGTTGCCTTTTCAAATCCTTATAACAAAGGGAAAATCGCTCCTATCATTTGCTACGAAAGTATCTATGGAGAATTCGTAACAGATTATGTAAAAAAAGGAGCCAACTTCCTGGGCATTATGACCAATGATTCCTGGTGGGGAGTTTCAGAAGGACACAAACAGCTTCTGTCCTATGCAAAATTAAGAGCCATAGAAACGCGAAGAGAAATTGCACGCGCAGCAAATAGCGGAATTTCGGCCCATATCAATGCTCAAGGAGAAATTGTGGAAGATACTTTTTATGGAGACAAAACAGCTTTGTTTGCCAAGATAAACTTATATGAGAACCAAACGTTTTATGTAAAGGCCGGAGATCTACTAACTAGGTTCTCTATCTTCGCCTTAGGATTTTTATTATTTTATTTCCTGATAAAAAGGTTTCAGAAAAAGTTCACTAAACAACAGGCTTAA
- the rpmB gene encoding 50S ribosomal protein L28 has translation MSRICQITGKRAMVGNNVSHANNKTKRRFEINLLEKKFYLPEQDKHVTLKVSAHGLRVINKIGIEEALERAVRNGLIKK, from the coding sequence ATGTCAAGAATTTGCCAAATAACAGGAAAGCGTGCAATGGTTGGTAACAACGTTTCTCACGCTAATAACAAAACGAAGCGTCGTTTTGAAATTAACTTATTGGAGAAGAAGTTTTACCTTCCGGAGCAAGATAAGCACGTAACACTGAAAGTATCAGCTCATGGATTGAGAGTGATTAACAAGATTGGAATCGAGGAAGCTCTAGAAAGAGCTGTAAGAAACGGATTGATTAAAAAGTAA
- the rpmG gene encoding 50S ribosomal protein L33: MAKKGNRVQVILECTEHKESGVAGMSRYITTKNKKNTTERLELKKYNPVLKKVTVHKEIK, encoded by the coding sequence ATGGCAAAAAAAGGAAACAGAGTTCAAGTAATTCTTGAATGTACAGAGCATAAAGAAAGCGGAGTAGCAGGAATGTCTAGATACATCACTACTAAAAACAAAAAGAACACTACAGAAAGATTGGAGCTTAAGAAGTACAATCCGGTTCTTAAGAAAGTTACCGTTCACAAAGAAATCAAGTAA
- a CDS encoding DUF4295 domain-containing protein produces MAKKVVATLQSGQSKKMTKVVKMVKSSKSGAYVFEEKVMNADEVDGYLKK; encoded by the coding sequence ATGGCAAAGAAAGTAGTAGCAACCCTACAGAGTGGTCAGTCAAAAAAAATGACTAAAGTTGTGAAAATGGTTAAGTCATCTAAGTCAGGTGCTTACGTTTTCGAAGAAAAAGTAATGAATGCAGACGAGGTAGACGGTTATTTGAAAAAATAA
- the ftsY gene encoding signal recognition particle-docking protein FtsY — translation MSWFKNIFKKEEKETLDKGLEKSSQGFFEKMTKAVVGKSKVDDEVLDDLEEVLIASDVGASTTIKIIERIEERVARDKYVSVNELDKILREEISGLLLENPHAGTGNIDTSKKPYVIMVVGVNGVGKTTTIGKLAHQFTSEGKKVVLGAADTFRAAAVDQLVIWSQRVGVPIVKQEMGSDPASVAFDTVQSAVAQNADVVIIDTAGRLHNKINLMNELSKIKRVMQKVIPDAPHEILLVLDGSTGQNAFEQAKQFTAATEVNALAVTKLDGTAKGGVVIGISDQFQIPVKYIGVGEKMQDLQLFNGTEFVDSFFKKR, via the coding sequence ATGAGTTGGTTTAAAAATATTTTTAAAAAAGAAGAAAAAGAAACTTTAGATAAAGGATTGGAAAAATCCAGCCAGGGATTCTTTGAAAAAATGACGAAAGCCGTAGTCGGCAAAAGCAAAGTAGATGATGAAGTTCTGGATGACCTTGAAGAAGTACTTATTGCATCCGACGTGGGTGCCTCTACAACCATCAAAATCATAGAAAGAATTGAAGAACGTGTTGCCCGGGACAAATACGTTAGTGTAAACGAACTGGATAAAATCCTCCGTGAAGAAATTTCAGGACTTCTTCTTGAAAACCCTCATGCGGGAACAGGAAATATTGACACTTCTAAAAAACCATATGTTATTATGGTTGTAGGAGTAAACGGAGTCGGTAAAACAACAACCATTGGAAAATTAGCTCATCAGTTTACTTCCGAAGGAAAAAAAGTCGTTCTAGGAGCTGCGGATACCTTCAGAGCGGCCGCTGTAGATCAGCTAGTAATCTGGAGCCAGAGAGTCGGCGTTCCTATCGTAAAACAGGAAATGGGATCAGATCCTGCCTCTGTAGCTTTTGATACTGTACAAAGTGCCGTTGCACAAAATGCAGATGTTGTAATCATTGATACAGCCGGAAGACTTCACAATAAGATCAATTTAATGAATGAGCTTTCTAAAATCAAAAGAGTAATGCAAAAGGTTATTCCTGATGCTCCTCACGAGATTTTACTGGTTCTTGACGGATCTACGGGGCAGAACGCTTTTGAGCAGGCTAAGCAATTTACCGCAGCCACTGAAGTAAATGCTTTAGCTGTAACAAAACTTGACGGAACCGCAAAAGGCGGAGTTGTGATTGGTATTTCCGATCAATTCCAAATTCCTGTTAAATATATTGGAGTGGGCGAAAAAATGCAAGACCTTCAATTATTCAATGGTACGGAATTTGTTGATTCGTTCTTCAAGAAAAGATGA
- a CDS encoding GlsB/YeaQ/YmgE family stress response membrane protein, translated as MGILTWILFGLIAGAIAKMIMPGTQGGGWLITIILGIVGAFVGGAIGVYILHWGDVTSFWNPRSWILAIGGALIVLWIYGMATKKSS; from the coding sequence ATGGGAATTTTAACATGGATTTTATTCGGACTTATTGCTGGAGCAATCGCAAAAATGATCATGCCGGGAACTCAGGGAGGAGGATGGCTGATTACAATCATTTTAGGAATTGTAGGAGCTTTTGTAGGTGGAGCTATTGGAGTGTATATTTTACACTGGGGTGATGTCACTTCTTTCTGGAATCCAAGAAGCTGGATTTTAGCTATCGGAGGAGCACTGATTGTCCTCTGGATCTACGGAATGGCAACAAAGAAAAGTAGCTGA
- the sppA gene encoding signal peptide peptidase SppA, protein MKSFFKNVLANIVAFVILCAVFFFFFIVVVFFSAMSGEKSVVVKKNSVLTINLKTDIIDSPTEEQTSIFNVSDKNKSILLYDVLEAIKKAKTDDHIKGISIETDHLNAGITQLDDIRAALEDFKKSGKFVYAYGNGVSQSTYYLGSVADQYFLNPSGMIDLKGLATEVTFFKEFADKYGIGIEVIRHGKFKSAVEPFIRNDISDENREQLSTLLNDIWGNTAAKISASRKIDVNQFKTAVDSLYGMIPEQSLKYKLVDKLVQKSEYDDFIKSKIGSSKDDKLNKVSITNYINSYSDKDSSGDGVAILYASGSINNGDKYGDIYSEKYVKYIQELKNDDKVKAVVFRINSPGGSANASDEILYELQQLKKVKPVVVSFGDYAASGGYYIAMSADKIYSEPNTLTGSIGVFGVMPYYKEIANKNGIRSDIVATNANSAYYSALNGLTPYGVAQVTRSVEGTYKRFVHFVTQNRKQTFEQIDNVGGGRVWSGVRAKQIGLVDDLGTLNDAVKFAAQKAGLKSYGVTSYPKKKTAFEQIFDDMNEDDISARLIKNKIGKANYEILEQVTNQKLKSEVKMEMPYQIKIN, encoded by the coding sequence ATGAAGAGTTTCTTTAAAAATGTATTGGCAAATATAGTTGCATTTGTAATACTATGTGCCGTGTTTTTTTTCTTTTTTATAGTCGTTGTTTTCTTCAGTGCGATGAGTGGAGAAAAATCTGTTGTGGTAAAAAAGAATTCAGTTTTAACCATTAATTTAAAGACAGATATTATAGATAGTCCTACAGAAGAACAGACCAGTATATTTAACGTAAGTGATAAAAACAAAAGCATATTGCTGTATGATGTTTTAGAGGCCATTAAGAAAGCCAAAACAGATGATCATATTAAGGGAATCAGTATTGAAACTGATCACCTAAATGCAGGAATTACTCAATTGGATGATATTAGAGCTGCCTTAGAAGATTTTAAGAAGAGTGGAAAGTTTGTATATGCTTATGGAAATGGAGTTTCCCAATCTACCTATTATTTAGGATCTGTGGCAGATCAGTATTTCCTAAACCCTTCTGGAATGATTGATTTGAAGGGGCTTGCTACTGAAGTTACCTTCTTTAAGGAATTTGCTGATAAATACGGGATCGGAATAGAAGTAATCAGACACGGTAAATTTAAGTCTGCGGTAGAACCTTTTATAAGAAATGATATTTCTGATGAGAATAGGGAACAGCTAAGTACTTTGTTGAATGATATTTGGGGAAATACTGCTGCAAAAATATCGGCTTCCCGAAAGATAGATGTCAATCAGTTTAAAACTGCGGTAGATAGTCTTTACGGAATGATTCCCGAGCAGAGTCTAAAATATAAATTAGTAGATAAATTAGTTCAGAAATCAGAATATGATGATTTTATCAAATCTAAGATAGGCTCATCTAAAGATGACAAATTAAATAAAGTATCTATTACAAACTATATCAATTCATATTCTGATAAGGATAGCTCTGGAGATGGTGTTGCAATACTTTATGCTTCGGGTTCGATTAATAATGGAGATAAGTACGGGGATATTTATTCGGAAAAATATGTGAAATATATTCAGGAGCTTAAAAATGATGATAAAGTAAAGGCTGTTGTTTTCAGAATTAATTCTCCGGGAGGAAGTGCAAATGCTTCAGATGAAATTTTATATGAGCTTCAGCAGCTTAAAAAAGTAAAACCAGTTGTTGTGTCATTTGGAGATTATGCTGCTTCGGGAGGATATTATATCGCTATGTCTGCGGATAAAATTTATTCTGAACCGAATACCCTTACAGGTTCAATAGGTGTTTTTGGAGTAATGCCTTATTATAAAGAGATTGCCAATAAAAACGGAATACGTTCAGATATTGTGGCTACGAATGCCAATTCTGCTTATTACTCTGCTTTGAACGGATTAACGCCTTATGGAGTTGCACAGGTTACAAGAAGTGTTGAGGGAACTTATAAAAGATTCGTTCATTTTGTAACACAAAATAGAAAACAAACATTTGAGCAGATTGATAACGTAGGGGGAGGAAGAGTCTGGAGTGGAGTACGTGCCAAGCAAATTGGTTTGGTAGATGATTTGGGAACATTGAATGATGCTGTGAAATTTGCAGCGCAGAAGGCTGGCTTGAAATCTTACGGGGTAACATCGTATCCGAAGAAAAAAACAGCATTTGAACAAATTTTCGATGATATGAATGAGGATGATATTTCTGCAAGATTAATTAAAAATAAAATAGGGAAGGCCAATTATGAAATTCTTGAGCAGGTTACTAACCAAAAGCTGAAATCTGAGGTGAAAATGGAAATGCCTTATCAGATAAAAATTAACTAA
- the folK gene encoding 2-amino-4-hydroxy-6-hydroxymethyldihydropteridine diphosphokinase — translation MSQHTVILLLGSNLGDTKKNIERAIDKLNKEVGNVINLSEFLITEPVEFVSSNIFCNIALVICTHFSPIQLLKHIKRIEIEMGRAHDSSTLGVYTDRVIDIDIVKFDNLKFVSEKLEIPHQKHLFEREFSKIILKDFI, via the coding sequence ATGTCGCAACATACTGTCATTTTGTTACTCGGAAGTAATCTTGGTGATACAAAAAAAAATATTGAACGGGCTATTGACAAACTCAATAAGGAGGTAGGAAATGTCATAAATTTAAGCGAATTTTTAATTACTGAACCCGTAGAATTTGTTAGTTCTAATATTTTTTGTAATATTGCATTAGTAATATGCACACATTTTTCACCTATTCAGTTACTTAAACATATCAAAAGGATTGAAATTGAGATGGGAAGAGCACATGATTCTAGCACTCTAGGAGTATATACGGATAGAGTAATAGATATTGATATCGTAAAGTTTGACAATCTGAAATTTGTGTCAGAAAAGCTAGAAATCCCTCATCAGAAACATCTTTTTGAAAGGGAATTCTCCAAGATAATCTTAAAAGACTTTATCTAA
- a CDS encoding flagellar motor protein MotB produces the protein MKLGLLLLAALPIATYAQDSIAVSSYDEYPNTFSSGSANVQPFNNKARKFNDWSISVGGGAAFMVHADLRSFYDKKVNWGYNSYVSIDKQITHVVGVSLIYQRGETTQKAQLDGAAGIAAGIAEANTKFNQIALMGDVNFSNLLRRVDNLSPYRWAFHGYAGIGLMSYNTSLHDNNEFRWNTTPPRIPLFIKQKMDINSIYYQFGVGLKYNVSKLIDIEARTMYIISGDDEFDGGGNAGPADYDPTSKVSKYNMISKRRSDNAWTVNLGVSFKLGKHLTHLAWHDPLQETYSRIHTLENTNVDFVVCEKGDQDNDGVCDDWDRQLDTPAGARVDGAGVALDMDLDGVIDLYDKCVTVPGPVENAGCPK, from the coding sequence ATGAAATTAGGTTTATTATTATTGGCTGCATTGCCTATTGCAACATATGCACAGGACAGTATTGCTGTTAGTTCCTACGATGAATACCCTAATACGTTCTCCTCTGGTTCTGCCAATGTACAGCCTTTCAACAACAAAGCAAGAAAATTCAACGACTGGTCTATCTCAGTCGGTGGAGGTGCTGCTTTCATGGTTCACGCTGATTTGAGATCTTTTTATGATAAAAAGGTCAACTGGGGATATAATTCTTACGTGAGTATCGACAAACAGATTACTCATGTTGTAGGAGTTAGCCTTATTTATCAGCGAGGTGAAACAACACAGAAAGCTCAGCTTGACGGAGCTGCTGGAATTGCCGCAGGAATTGCGGAAGCTAATACAAAATTTAATCAGATTGCCTTAATGGGAGACGTTAACTTTTCAAATCTTTTGAGAAGAGTAGACAACCTTTCTCCTTACAGATGGGCTTTTCATGGTTATGCCGGTATTGGATTGATGAGCTATAATACCTCTTTACATGATAATAATGAATTCAGATGGAATACCACTCCACCTAGAATTCCTTTATTCATTAAGCAAAAAATGGATATTAATTCAATTTATTACCAGTTTGGTGTTGGATTGAAATATAATGTTTCCAAACTTATTGATATAGAGGCAAGAACAATGTATATTATCAGTGGGGATGATGAATTTGATGGAGGAGGAAACGCAGGACCTGCCGATTACGATCCAACATCCAAAGTTTCCAAGTATAACATGATCAGCAAAAGAAGATCTGATAATGCCTGGACAGTTAACTTAGGAGTATCCTTCAAACTGGGAAAACATTTGACACATTTGGCTTGGCACGATCCATTACAAGAAACATACTCTAGAATCCATACTTTAGAAAATACCAATGTAGATTTTGTTGTATGTGAAAAAGGAGACCAAGACAATGACGGCGTTTGCGACGACTGGGACAGACAGCTTGACACTCCTGCAGGAGCAAGAGTTGACGGAGCTGGTGTTGCACTTGACATGGACCTTGACGGTGTGATTGATCTTTATGATAAATGCGTAACTGTACCTGGACCGGTTGAAAATGCTGGTTGTCCTAAATAA
- a CDS encoding OmpA family protein, whose translation MKISLAIVALALAVPAISFAQDSTAVSAEEKYPNTFSSGSANVSPFTNQSKRFNDWAISAGVGVPLVQSADLTSIKNGNGKNLFGYSAYISIDKAITHAFGINLQYDRGETRQGWFSTKKDAPANASVYQQVGARTQYDAISLLGDVNISNILRRVDNKSPYRWALHAYGGLGTLAYRAYQKDENGQRLMTEVKPFKLGSMFAQAGAGVKFKVNRRIDIEGRLMYVMTGDDEFDGGGDKYSAINQREEQVSDNFFNATLGVSLKLGKHESHLMWHDPLQEVYYKLDVLANKNQDIEVCKKGDLDNDGVCDDWDRQLDTPAGARVDGAGVALDTDLDGVIDLYDKCVTVPGPVENGGCPVAPATTGPVTDDTRTLEGIEFDLNSDRILPSNTPILNNAVNYINSSSGTYTVVGATDTRGTDAYNQKLSERRANNVKNYLIKNGVESGKLNAIGKGKKDLKYPECDPATKCPEWKNRANRRVYFEAK comes from the coding sequence ATGAAAATAAGTTTAGCAATTGTAGCATTAGCACTGGCTGTTCCTGCCATAAGCTTTGCACAAGATTCAACAGCAGTTTCGGCTGAAGAAAAATATCCTAATACTTTTTCATCAGGCTCAGCAAATGTTTCTCCCTTCACTAATCAATCTAAAAGATTTAATGATTGGGCCATTTCAGCAGGGGTCGGTGTACCATTAGTTCAATCGGCAGATTTAACATCAATAAAAAATGGTAACGGTAAAAATCTTTTTGGATATTCTGCATATATTAGTATTGATAAGGCGATTACCCATGCTTTCGGTATTAACTTACAATATGACAGAGGAGAAACCAGACAAGGATGGTTCAGTACTAAAAAAGATGCACCAGCAAATGCATCTGTTTACCAGCAAGTAGGAGCAAGAACTCAATATGATGCAATCTCTTTATTGGGAGATGTTAATATTTCAAACATACTAAGAAGAGTTGACAATAAGTCTCCATACAGATGGGCTTTGCATGCTTATGGAGGTCTTGGAACATTAGCTTATAGAGCTTATCAGAAAGATGAAAACGGACAAAGATTGATGACAGAAGTTAAACCTTTCAAATTGGGTTCAATGTTTGCTCAAGCTGGTGCCGGTGTTAAATTCAAAGTTAACAGAAGAATCGATATTGAAGGTAGACTAATGTACGTTATGACCGGTGATGATGAGTTTGATGGAGGAGGTGACAAATACAGCGCTATCAACCAGCGTGAAGAGCAAGTTTCAGACAACTTCTTTAATGCTACTTTAGGGGTAAGCTTAAAATTAGGGAAACATGAATCTCACTTAATGTGGCATGACCCTCTTCAGGAAGTATATTATAAGCTAGATGTTTTAGCTAATAAAAATCAAGATATTGAGGTTTGTAAAAAAGGTGATTTAGATAACGACGGTGTTTGTGATGATTGGGACAGACAGCTTGATACTCCTGCAGGAGCAAGAGTTGACGGAGCCGGAGTTGCCCTTGATACAGACTTAGACGGAGTAATTGACCTTTACGATAAATGTGTAACTGTTCCTGGACCTGTTGAAAATGGTGGCTGCCCAGTTGCGCCTGCAACAACCGGACCTGTAACGGATGATACAAGAACATTAGAAGGAATTGAATTTGATCTGAACTCAGACAGAATCTTACCATCTAACACTCCTATCCTTAACAACGCTGTAAATTATATCAACTCATCAAGTGGTACTTATACAGTAGTAGGAGCTACGGATACGAGAGGTACCGATGCTTACAACCAGAAATTATCCGAAAGAAGAGCAAATAATGTAAAAAATTATTTAATTAAAAACGGAGTTGAGTCTGGAAAATTAAATGCAATTGGTAAAGGTAAAAAAGACCTGAAATATCCTGAATGTGACCCAGCTACAAAATGTCCAGAATGGAAAAACAGAGCTAACAGAAGGGTATATTTCGAAGCTAAATAG